The sequence below is a genomic window from Paenibacillus silvisoli.
TCGTCGATTCGACGCTCGATTGGATTTTCGTCACTTGATGCAGCTCATAGAGAGCGGTGTACGTCGGAACCGTCCCGAAATGCTCGAAATAGACGGCCGACGAGAATAACGCGAACGAATAGATCACGTTCACGATGCCGTAAACCGCCGCCCTTAGCTTGGCAGGCGTAACGAGCTCCACCGCGCTCAGAAGCACCAGAATCGCGCCGATATCCGCGACAATACGCGAGTAGTCGATCGAATGGAAGAGAAAATGACGAAGCAGCAGCATTTTAGCCAAAAACAATACAATAGCGATATAATAGAGCGGAATTCGCGATTTGCCTCCCCGGTTTAAGGAAAGCAGCTCCTTCCTCTGTTGCATCGGTACATAACTCATAGCGAAAAACAAACCTTCTTTCCGGTTAACTGAACCGCTGTCTGAAGCCGCATTTGCGGCACAGCTCCTCGACGACCTCCCTGCGGGAAAATCCGTCGTACAGCCGGTTCGCGCGCTCGCCCTCGATAATTTCCGAGAACGGCGTTTGGTGCACGTTTCCGAGATTGATGACCCCTTCGCCGTCCAGGCAGCACGGGACAACCGTGCCGTCAACCAAGATGCCGGCTTGATTGCGAAGCGCATGGCAGAAGCCTTTGCCCTCGTCTTCCTTCTCCTTCAAATCCGGCCACTTGAACTCCACCTCGTGATTCAAATAGACGCGGTCTGCGATCTTAATGCCATTGCCGCGCGTAAACTTCTCCTGAATGCGGAATTCGAGCCCAAACTCCCGTTCGATCTGCTCCAAAATTTCGTTATTCCGGTTGCGCTCCGCGTTTACCTCATTGTCCTCGTCCAAATTCCACAGCCGCAGCGAGACGATGAGATCGGAGGTTTCGACCGCTTCTTTCACGAACGACAGCACGCTGCCGACGTAGCCTTCTTTGTCTACGGATCCTTCATGGCCGTCAAAGCTGTGCAGCGAAAAATTCATCTGGCGCAGCGCGGGCTTGCCCAAGATTTTATGCTTGGCTTTATGAAGCAGCGTTCCGTTCGTCGTGATGTTGACCTTAAAGCCCTTCTCGTGGCTGATGTCGAGCAGCTCGTCGATTTTCGGATGCAGCAGCGGCTCGCCTTTCAGATGAAAGTAGATGAAGTCCGTATGAGGCTTGATTTCGTCCAATATTTTCGTAAACTCGTCGATCTTAATGAATTGAGATTGACGCTTCGTCGGCGGGCAAAAGGAGCAGGCCAAATTGCAAATACTCGTCGTTTCGATATAAAATTTTTTGAATTTTTTCATCCGCATTAGGCCCCGTTCATTCGATCAAAATAAGTTGCTTCGCGATAACATACCCTCCATTATACGGCGGCCGGGCAAAAGCTGTCCACTTAAGAGCGCTGGAAAGCCGCGATTTTTCGTTGACACTATCCTCATCCTCGTCATATAATTGCTATTTATTCGAGCAAGGTGAAACGGTTAGCGCCATTTTTTAGGCGGCGAGGCGCGTTTCATTCCGGTGAATTCTAAGCTTAGTTTATCGGGTGATACTGATAAATCCCTTAGAATTCGGGAAAATTTATCAATAGGAGCGTGCGGCCATGTCTTCATCGGATCAGAACGCGGTCGATTTTTCGTTTTTGAACGCCTATTACATACGCATATCGCCTGATGGCGCGGCAAACCCGTCCTTCGAGATGCCGGCTGCCGACTTCATGCGCGCCAAAGCTGTGAGTGACGCCATCGTCGCAGGAGGCTCAGCTGTCCGACCGACCGGAAACGAGCTGGCCGCCTCCTTCATCGGCGGATCCTTGTTCGGCCTATGCGCGGCACGACTCCTATTCCTGGCACGCTATAATGCCGTTCTCGACCTGTCGCTTCATCGGCTAACGTTTCAGATCGAAAATTTCGGCACCTACAATTTGTTCGGCTTCAAGCTGGACGACGATTACGACCTGTCTGCCGTGCCGGATGATGCGAATCGCGGCGAATTCATTCAATCCGTTTTTGAGAACGATTTCAAGCGATTGATCGCGCCGATTATCCGTTCACTCTCCGAGACCGCGGGCATGAAGCCCGATTTGATCTGGCAGCAGTACGGCAGCATGCTCGCGAACTTGATGAAATCGGCGGCCGCCAAAGAAACGAATGGCGACGCGCTCGAGCGGTTGAAGCATGATTGCGGCGTTTTGCTCAATCGAATGGACGGAAGCGTCTTCGGCAGCAGAAAAAATCCGTTCGTCCATACGCCGCGATACATCGACAACCCTTACCAGCCCGGCAGCACGATGATGATTCGTTCCGGCTGCTGCATGTATTACTGCCGCGAAGACGGCGACATGTGCTACAACTGTCCGAAGCTGGCGCCGGCAAAGCGCGAGGCGCGGCGGTTGGAAATATTGGCTGCGAGCGGCGGCGGCGGCGGCTGAGCATGCAAAAGGACCTTCACGGGAACGGGAGCGAAGGTCCTTTTTGACGTTTATTTATTGCGCGCTCGCCAGCAGCGCGTGCATTTCTTCCGTCGTGCGCTCTTTCATGAGCACATGCTCGGCGGATATATCGGACCTGTTTTCCTGTCGGAACCATTTTCCGTCTAAGTAGTAGCCGTTCACCTTGGCCATGGCGTAAAACGCGCACAGCTGGTCGGCTATTCGAATCGCCTGCTCTTTAGACCGCGCCGTGTATAGCGTGTTTCCGAAACTGAGTGGATTGGCGTTGCTTTGAATGTTGACATGGAATGCTCCTTCATCGCCCTCTTCCTGCTTCACCATAATTCGGCTGCTGTAGCAGTTAAGCAAATAATGAACGGTCATGTACATTCACCTCTCTTAGGTTTCGGCCCGCCATTCGCTTGCCGTACAACCTATTAAACAAGCCTTCGCATTTTAAAGCAGATTCGTTTGGTTATTGTTCCGCTTCGGCGAAATGCTCTTTGCAAAACGAATCGATGACTTGCTCTTCCTCTTCTTCGAGATCGAAGTCCATGTACTTGTCATTCATGCTTTCATACAGCTCATATTTAACGATGCCCGCGTTTTCGCCATCGACGCGGTAAATAACGCGGATGTACACGCCTCCGTCGACATACAGCTCGTCATCCTCGGCCACGTCGACATCCAGCCTGAATTCATACCGGTCGCCGGCGATAATGCCGAACGGGTCCTTAATTTTGTCCACCGAAAATTCCGTAATCGTAATCATTTCTTCATCCTTTCGATCTGCCTCGCTCTTGGCGCTCATTCGCCATTATAACACGCCTTCCAGCTTTAGCAGCTGTTCCTTCGCCTTCATCCCGCCGCGGAAGCCCGTTAACGATCCGTCTTTGCCGACAACCCGGTGACACGGCACGACGATCAGCACCGGATTGGCGCCAATCGCCGTTCCGACGGCGCGCACGGCGCTCGGCCTGCCGATCTGCCGCGCGATATCCGAATAGGAACAGGTTTGCCCATGCGGGATCGCTTTAAGCGCTTCCCATACCGATTGCTGGAATTCCGTTCCTTTCATGCTTAACGGCAGCTCGAATCCGGTCAGCTTGCCTCCCAAATAATCGATCAACTGCTTACCGTATGCCGCCATGCGTTCATCGTCACGCTCCAGCTCATAGGCGGGAAAATGCTTTTTGCACCAAGTCTCCGCTTCGTCAAACGGCACATCCGGCGAACCGACATAGCAAAGCCCCTCCTCCGTCGCAACCAAATGGAGGTTCCACGCCTCTTCCTGCAGCTTCGTCCAAAATAGCTTCTTCGTCATGTCCGTTTCTCTCCCTCATGTTTGATCTCGTTTCTCATCGCCGTTCGATATGCGGTCGGCTGGCTGCCGGTTTCTCGCTGAAATACGGTGGCAAAATGCGCCGCGTTCACGTAACCGACCCTCTCGCCGATTTCGCTGACAGGCAGCTCGGACTCGCTTAGCAGACGCTTCGCTTGCTCGATTCTGACCTGTTGCAAATAAGCGGCCGGAGATTGGCCTTTCCAACGCGTGAACGTGCGCTGCATATGATAAGGGCTGGCATGCGCCAGCTCCGCTAATTTGTTCAGCGTAAGCTGCTCCGCGTAGCGGTTGTCGATCATCGCCGCGATGGCGTCGACCCACTCTTCGTCCGGCAGCTTCAGCCCGCCGGGCTTGCATCGTTTGCAAGGCCGAAATCGCTCGGCGATCGCGGCTTCCGTGCTCGCGAAAATACGGACATGCTCCGGCAGCGGCGTTCTCGATTTGCACGAAGGCCTGCAAAAGATGCCCGTCGTGCGAACGCCGTAGAAAAACTTGCCGTCATAGGAACCGTCGCAATTTTCGATTGCGCGCCACATGTCTTGCGTCATCATTTTGTCAGCACCTCCAAGCAAAGTATAACCGCTTTCCAGGGCGTACGTAAGCGCTCCGGCATGAGAAAGCAAGATTAGAAAAGCGGCTGCGCCGCAAATATGGTACAACTAGAAGTGAACTTTTGCGCCTGGAAGGAGGCATTTCCGCTTATTATGGTTGAAATCATCTTACATCCGCCTGCTGCTTTCAGCAGGTCCCACATATGGGATTATTTAAAACGGTCGACCAATGAGTGTCTGTTCCATGTGGACGAAGAATCGATTGAACGGCTTATTCCGACGGCGGAAGGACTGCAGCTGATTCGGATTACAGCCGCCGCGGATAACGACGGGTTAGCCATTTCGTTCCCCGCGCTGGAGAAAGAGCCAACCGAAGCGCTGCAAGCCGAGGCTCATCGCTATGTATGGGATTGGTTAGATTGCGACCGGGATTTGGCGCCGTTCTTCGACTTATCGGAGCAGGACAACGTGCTGCGAGATGCCGCGAAGCGGTTTTACGGACTGCGGATCGTAGGCATCGACGACCTGTTCGAAGCGTTAAGCTGGGGGATCATGGGCCAGCAAATTAACTTGACCTTCGCCTATACGCTGAAACGGAGATTCGTGGAACGCTTCGGCACTTCCTTGGAATGGAACGGCCGGCGGTATTACGCATTCCCGTCGCCGGAGACGATCGCGGCGATCGAGCCAGCCGAGCTGACGGCCATGCAGTTCACCGGCCGCAAAGCCGAATATTTGATCGGCACCGCCGCCGAACTGGCAGAGGGCCGGCTCTCCAAAGAGCAGCTGCTCGCGCTGCCCGATTTGCCGGCCATCGAAAAGGCGCTGACGCGCATCCGCGGCATCGGGCCATGGACAGCCAACTACGTCATTATGCGTTGCTTGCGTATGCCCGGCGCTTTTCCAATCGAAGACGTCGGCTTGCACAATGCGCTCAAGCATGTGCTCCAGCGCGAGGACAAGCCGTCGATCGCCGAAATCAAGGGGCTCTCGGCCGGCTGGGGCGAGTGGAGATCGTACGCCACGTTTTATTTGTGGCGGCTGCTTTATTAGCGCGAGCCGAGACGCTTCGCTAACGGTTGCCAGTGCGGCTATTTCGCGCAAAATGACCACTTTTGAAACGCTAACGGTTATGACGGAGGCTATTTGCAGCAAAACGGTCGATTTTACGCGGAAACCAACCTAATAAGCTCTCTGGCAACCGTTAGAAACTCGAAAGAGCCATTTGAAGCAAAATAGGCGCTGTCGCAACCGTTACACACTAGAAACAACCGGCCAACCAAATGCGACACACAGCGCTCGCCCCCCACGCGCGCACCGCGCAACGAACCCGATAGCGCTTATTTGCACCGATGTAACAAACCCTATGTAGCGTTATTTCCGGCAAGCAAGCCAATTAAAAAGTCCCAAAATTTCGCTAACGGTTGCCAGTGCGGCTATTTCGAGTAAAATGATCACTTTTGAACGCTAACGGTTATAACGGAGGCTATTAGCAGCAAAATGGTCGATTTTCACGCGGCAAACAACCAAATAAGCTCACTGGCAACCGTCAGAAAATAAAAAAGAGCGTTTGAAGCGAAATAAGCGCTGTCACAACCGTTACACACTTCAACCGAACCGGCTAGCCAAATGCGAAGCATATCGCCCGCTTGATCGACCACCCACTCCACTCCACGCACGCACCGCGCAACGAGCCCGATAGCGCTTATTTGCGCAAAATCGTCCGCTTCACCGATGCAACGAACTCCAGTAACGTTATTTCCGGCAAATCAATCTCAAATAAAAAGGCCGCCTAAATGGGCGGCTAAAAGTCAAATTCATTCTTCTTCTTTCGCGGCTGCGACTTGATTTTGTTCTGCACGGCCGGCAAGTGCCGCATGCTGCGATGCATCGGCCCTTTGCAGATCGGGCAGGTTTGCTCCGCATCCGCGAATTCCTCGCGAACCCACGCTTTGCAATCCGCGTTTTTGCATTTCCAAATCTTAGTCGGTATTAGTTTCGGTTTTTCCTCTTCTGTCATCGACAATGAAAGCATCCTTTCCCTTTGCAGAACGGACAACGAACGTCCGCCATAAAATTTTCGATTGACGCCCCATTTATCATGTTATATTATCTAACATGTAAACGAAACAAAATATGCCATACGTTTTCTAGGGTTCCGCATAGACGGCAGCAGCGTCTACTGGCCTGGTCCGAGAGAAAACGCACAGCGGCCGCTGTGTTCACGGAGGGATAAAAGCCCGGGAGGATCTCGATTATCGGGAGACCTTTCGGCGCTTTTTTATTTTTGGCTAACCTGCCGAGGATTACTCGGATGGCCGGCGAAAGGGTGCTGCACATGAATGAACAAGCAAAACTAGCTCCGACGTTATCGTTGTTCCAGATCGTCTTTCTAGGCCTGGCCTGGATGACGCCGATGATCTACTTCTCCATCTACGGCATCGCCTACGAAGCCTCAGGCGGCATGCTGACGCAAGCCTACCTGACCGCCTTCGTCGCGATCCTATTCACGGCCTACAGCTACAGCCGCATGGCCAAAGCGCACGCCACTTCCGGCTCCGCCTATTCCTATGTCAAGAAAGCTGTCCATCCCTACGCGGGCTTCCTTGTCGGCTGGGCTCTGCTGCTCGACTATCTGTTCTCGCCGATCATCGCCTGCCTGACATTCGGCATCTACATGCATGCCCAGTTTCCCGCCGTTCCTGCTTACGCTTGGATCATCGGCATCAACCTGCTCATTACCGCCGTAAACATCCGCGGCGCGTCGTTCTCGGCGAACGTAAGCAAGTGGTTCGTCCTCCTTCAAATGGGCTTTATCGCGCTGTTCTGCCTTCTTCTCGCGCGGAGCCTGTCTTCAGTCAGTCATCCTTTGGCGCCGCTCACGCAAACCGAGATCCCCTTCACCACGATTTTGACCAGCGCATCCATCATCTGCTTTTCGTTCCTTGGCTTCGACGCCATTACGACGATGTCGGAGGAAACGAAGAACGGGGGCAAAACCATCCCCAGAGCGATCGCCATCATCATCGGAATCGCGATCGTATTATATGTAGCTCCGTCCTATTTAACTCAGCTCGCGTATCCGCATTCGATCGCTTTCCTCGACATCGATTCCGCGGGCCTTGAAATCGCGAAGCTCGTCGGCGGAGCCTTGCTCGGAACGATTTTCATTACCGTCCTCATGTTCGCTATCTTCACGCAAGGCATCTCTTCCGTATCGAGCGTTTCACGGCTTCTGTACGTCATGGGACGGGAATCGGTACTGCCTAAGCGCTTTTTCGCGTACGTCCATCCCAAATTACTCACACCGGTTGTCAATATTCTGACCGTTGGAATGGTCTCGCTGCTCGCGCTCGTCATCCAGCTCGATACCGCAGTAAAATTCGTCAACTTCGGCGCCTTAACCGCCTTCTTCTTCGTCAACTTATCTGTCATCGGCCAATTTTACATCAAGGAACGCAGACGTTCCGTACGAGGAACGATCGCTTACTTCGTAATCCCGGCAGCGGGCGCATGCGTTATCGGCTACCTTTTCCTGCTGCTGAGCAAGGACGCGCTAGTCATGGGGCTCATCTGGCTGATCATCGGAATCGCGTATCAAGCTTACCGCAACTTACGTATCATAACGCCTGCGGCGATCAGAAGCAAGCTTAGCCTGGGGAAAACAAAAAGCACCTTGTAAAAGGTGCTTTTTGACCTATATATCTTCTATTAATCGTTAACCGTATTCGGCGCAGCGCCATCGCTGATGCTGCCGGTATCAAGCAAGCTGCGCAAATCCGGTTCGATTGCCGCCGGATCGGTAGAAGCAGGATATTGCTTCACGACATTGCCTTTATCGTCAACGAGGAACTTCACGAAGTTCCACTCGATCGTTCCGGTATAGTAAGGAGCAGGCGCAGCCTCAACCAAATAGTTGTACAGCGGGTGCGCATTTTCGCCCATGACATCGATCTTCGCGAACATCGGGAACGTTACCCCGTAGTTCAGCTCGCAGAAGCTTGCGATCTCCTCGTTCGTGCCTGGCTCCTGTCCTTTGAACTGATTGCACGGGAAGCCGAGCACGACCACATTCTCGTCCTTGTGCGTCTCATAAATGTGCTGGAGGCCTTTATAATGCGGCGTCAGCCCGCACGCGCTGGCCACATTGACGATTAGAAGCGTCTTCCCTTTATAAGCCGAAAGAGACTGCTCCTCGCCGGTTATCGTGCGAACGGTGAAATCGTAAATGCTCATCCGTGGTTCCCTCCTGAATAGGCGTTCATAGTATATTGCATTTAATTAAATTGTATAAAATTATTATAGCCTATGGACCGTATTCGGGGCAACCCCTAAATCAACGCATTAATCCCTCGTCAACACTTTCTGCAGCAGACGGTTCAACGATTCCGCATCCTCCCAATAGAGCGGTCTGACGCCTTGCGGTTGTTCACGCCCCTCCGCGGAAGCCATGCATGTCCAAATGACCGGGATATCGTTGCCGACCGCAAAGCCGGCGCGCAGCCACAGCTCGGCACCCGGCTCGGTTACGTCCGCGATGAGCAGCTTGCAGTCGCTGACGGATTGCAGCAGCGTTTCCACCGGCTTCGGATCAAGCCGCTGCGACGACACGTCCTCCTCCAGAAACTTCGGCGCATAGCCTAACTGGATTAAGAGCGGGAACACGGTCTCCAGCCATTCTCTGCCGACATTCTCATCGCTGCCGCTCAGGAGCACGTAGCACGGCTTTAACGATTTGCCGCTGGCGTTGTTCGACGCTTCCACCCAGCCCTTCTCCGTCAGCTTGAACGTGGAGCCGATCCGCTCGATAAATCCGTCTTCCTTCAGCTTCTCGGTAATGTAGACGAGCTCCTGCAGATTTAGCGAATAGGTTAAGTTATAGCTTTGCGAAAATTGATTGATGATGACCGGTTCGCCGGGACCGCTCGTATGCCGGTGCAAAAACCGCAGCAGCCGGATCCCCTTCTCCTCGCTCGTTAACGGAATTAGCGGCGATTGCAATATCGCGCCCCGTTCCTCATAAGAAACGACGACCTTCTCGTCGCAGTCGGTTTGCTCGCGGATATAAGCGGACATGATCGGAAACGTGCTCCGTTTGTCCGAATACGACATCAAGCGGAACGGCTCGTAGCTGCCTTCTTGCAGCCCGTAAGAGCCCCCGGGCGCGCACATGCAGTCGATATACCACTCGCAGCCGCCCTTCCGTTTCACTTTGACCATTTCATCGCAAAATAAGCAACGTTTGGATTCCATTACTTCCATTGTACTCATCACCCCTAACTGTACGATTCGCAGCAGCAGCCTCGTATAAGGGTGCAGAAGGGATTAAGCTTCTCTCATTATTCCGCCGTCTCGCGACCGCCGGCAGCCGCAATCACCCATCGTCCGCCGTTCCAGCGCAAGGCGTCGCCGGGGTTAACGCCGGCCTCCGCCTTGTCGCGACGAAGCGTCAGCGTCTTGCCCTCCACCTCGATCGCGATCGTGTCGGAATCGACAGCCAATACCCTTCCCAGCCTTTGAACCGTACACTTAACAGTAGTATTCGCCTCGGCCTCCATCTCTATAGCCAGCCCCTTTAATCTCTGTCGTACAGAGCTCCCCATTTCGAACCGGACGCGCCGGCATAAAATTCCGCGTGGACTTTCTCGGCGTATGCATCGGTCATCCCGGCGATGTAGTCGGACACCATGCGCTCCCAGGACCAGACACCTTTTTGCCGCTCATAGCTCTCGAGCCAATCCGGCGGGATGATCAGCCGACCGCTCTCCTGCTCCTTGAAGCTGCCCCAGAGGCGATTGACGATCACTTCGCTCCGTTTGTGCAGCCGCTGAACGCGGAAGTCCTTGATGAGCATCACCCATGCGAGCTTCTTCAATATTTCCATCGTGCGCAGCAGCTCCAAGTCCTGCTCGCCATCTCGAATAAAGGTCACTTGTTTCCAGCCGGTTACCGGATCGTCGATAATGCCGACGCCGCTGACGAACTTCCGCACCCAACGCGCCTTCATCTCCCTGCGAGTCCGGGACGGTTCCCGCCCGCATTCCACGTAAATGCTCTCCCATTGCTGAAAATAATGATGAAGCGCCTGCTTCACCATCTGCTTCATATCGACCTGTTCCCAGCGCATGACCGCGTTGCCGGTATCGTTCTCGATTTCCTGCATGACGCCTTCAACGAGCCGGTCATCCTCGAACAAGCTGGGATTCATGACGATTTTGCCCGCGCGGATGCCATCCTCGATGTCATGCGTGGAATACGCGATGTCGTCGCACAGATCCATCAGCTGCGCTTCCAGCGTTGCGCAGCCCTCGGGCATACCCCAAGCGCTGCGAAGGCCGCTGATCCCTTCCCATTCCATGCTGTAGACGCCCTTGAGACGGCCGGGATCGTCCAGACAAAACGGATATTTATTGATGGCGAGCAGAACGGCCGCCGTTAAATCAAGGCCGCTGTCGCTGCCCGCTCGCTTCTCCAAAAACATCAAGATGCGGTAATTTTGCGCGTTTCCTTCATATTTGAGCCCGCATTCTTTCATCAGCAGCTCGTTCAGCACTTCTTCGCCTTTATGCCCGAATGGCGGATGCCCCAAATCATGCGCGAGCGACGCGACCTCCACCACTTCCGGATCCAGCATGAGGCCGGGATGCTCCCGCTTCGCGAGGAACGCATAGCTCTTGCCGAGCTTGCGCGCTACCTCGCGCGCGATTTGCGACACTTCCAACGAATGCGTAAGGCGCGTCCGGTAATAATCCCCCGTGCCGGCGCCGAAAACTTGCGATTTGCCCTGCAGGCGGCGAAAGGCCGGCGACTGAATCAGCCTGGCGTAATCCTTTTCGTATTCGTCCCGATCATCGCTCGAACGAACGTTTCCTTGATCAGACAACCGCATTTTTCGCACGTTCATTTCCATTCGCCTCCATTTCTCGCTGTCTTACCATCATTCTATGTAGAAAAGAGGTCAATAGCAAATAAAAAAACCTTACTCCCTGACGTTCAAGGACAGAAGCCCTGACGCCGGGAAGTAAGGTTATTGTTTGTCCTGAGAGACCGGTTTAGCCTTCAAGCAACAGCGATTCCGGATCCTCGAGCAGTTCCTTCACCGTTACGAGGAAGCGTACCGCTTCGGCACCGTCGACGATCCGGTGGTCGTAGGAAAGCGCGATGTACATCATCGGGCGGTTTTCCATACGCTCGTTGTCGATCGCGACCGGGCGAACTTGGATTTTGTGCATGCCGAGAATGCCGACCTGCGGCGCGTTCAGAATCGGCGTGGACAGCAGCGAACCGAATACGCCGCCGTTCGTGATCGTAAACGTGCCGCCTTGCAGATCGTTAAGGGCAAGCGTATTCGCGCGCGCTTTGCCTGCAAGATCGATGATTTGCTTCTCGATTTGCGCGAAGCTCAAGCGATCGGCGTCACGTACGACCGGAACGACGAGGCCTTCTTTCGCGGATACGGCGATGCCGATATCGTAGAACTGCTTCACAAGGATTTCGTCGCCTTGGATTTCCGCATTCAACAGCGGGTAAGCCTTCAATGCGCCGATGACGGCCTTCGTGAAGAACGACATGAAGCCGAGGTTGACTTCATGCTTCTCTTTGAACGCGTCCTTGCGGCGTTTGCGTACTTCCATGATCGCCGTCATATCGACTTCGTTGAACGTCGTGAGCATGGCTGCCGTTTGCTGCGCCTCAACAAGACGCTTCGCGATCGTGATGCGGCGGCGCGACATCTTGCGGCGCTCTACCGGTTTGCCCGGGTCTGCAGCCGGAACGGCAGCAGCCGCAGCAGGCACAGCCGGTACGCTAGGCGCTGCAGGAGCTTTGACGGCGCCTGCGGCGTGCGCTTGGATGTCTTCTTGGCGAATGCGGCCAAGCGGATCGTTCGCTTGCACTTGCGCCAGGTCGATGCCGCGCTCGCGAGCGAGCTTGCGCGCTGCCGGCGTTGCGTAGAACACGCCTCCGTTTGCCGCATCGGCCACTGGTGCCGGAGCTGCAGCCGCTGCCGGAGCAGGAGTCGGCGCTGCCGGTGCCACCGGCGCTGCCGCTGCAGGCGATACCGGGTCGGAGCCTGCCGGCGCTACTGGAGCCTCAGCCGCTGCCGGATCGCTGCTTGGCGACATCGGGAGGTTGCCGTTGCTTTCTCCGATGAGACCGATCGTTTCGCCAACCGCTACCGTTTCGCCTTCGGCGCGCATCAGCTGCTCGATGAAGCCGGCTTGCTCCGCGCTGATCTCGATGTTGACTTTATCGGTCTCGAGCTCGGCAAGCACGTCGCCGACATTGACGCTGTCGCCTGCTTTGACATGCCATTTCGAGATCGTGCCTTCTACGATGGATTCGCCCATTTCGGGAACTTTAATTTCACTCATGGCTGTTCTCCCCTTTAGTTGTCGTTGTAAGCGTACTGCGATTCAGAGCAACGG
It includes:
- a CDS encoding radical SAM/SPASM domain-containing protein is translated as MKKFKKFYIETTSICNLACSFCPPTKRQSQFIKIDEFTKILDEIKPHTDFIYFHLKGEPLLHPKIDELLDISHEKGFKVNITTNGTLLHKAKHKILGKPALRQMNFSLHSFDGHEGSVDKEGYVGSVLSFVKEAVETSDLIVSLRLWNLDEDNEVNAERNRNNEILEQIEREFGLEFRIQEKFTRGNGIKIADRVYLNHEVEFKWPDLKEKEDEGKGFCHALRNQAGILVDGTVVPCCLDGEGVINLGNVHQTPFSEIIEGERANRLYDGFSRREVVEELCRKCGFRQRFS
- a CDS encoding DUF6509 family protein: MITITEFSVDKIKDPFGIIAGDRYEFRLDVDVAEDDELYVDGGVYIRVIYRVDGENAGIVKYELYESMNDKYMDFDLEEEEEQVIDSFCKEHFAEAEQ
- a CDS encoding methylated-DNA--[protein]-cysteine S-methyltransferase produces the protein MTKKLFWTKLQEEAWNLHLVATEEGLCYVGSPDVPFDEAETWCKKHFPAYELERDDERMAAYGKQLIDYLGGKLTGFELPLSMKGTEFQQSVWEALKAIPHGQTCSYSDIARQIGRPSAVRAVGTAIGANPVLIVVPCHRVVGKDGSLTGFRGGMKAKEQLLKLEGVL
- a CDS encoding bifunctional transcriptional activator/DNA repair enzyme AdaA is translated as MMTQDMWRAIENCDGSYDGKFFYGVRTTGIFCRPSCKSRTPLPEHVRIFASTEAAIAERFRPCKRCKPGGLKLPDEEWVDAIAAMIDNRYAEQLTLNKLAELAHASPYHMQRTFTRWKGQSPAAYLQQVRIEQAKRLLSESELPVSEIGERVGYVNAAHFATVFQRETGSQPTAYRTAMRNEIKHEGEKRT
- a CDS encoding DNA-3-methyladenine glycosylase family protein; the protein is MVEIILHPPAAFSRSHIWDYLKRSTNECLFHVDEESIERLIPTAEGLQLIRITAAADNDGLAISFPALEKEPTEALQAEAHRYVWDWLDCDRDLAPFFDLSEQDNVLRDAAKRFYGLRIVGIDDLFEALSWGIMGQQINLTFAYTLKRRFVERFGTSLEWNGRRYYAFPSPETIAAIEPAELTAMQFTGRKAEYLIGTAAELAEGRLSKEQLLALPDLPAIEKALTRIRGIGPWTANYVIMRCLRMPGAFPIEDVGLHNALKHVLQREDKPSIAEIKGLSAGWGEWRSYATFYLWRLLY
- a CDS encoding cold-inducible protein YdjO-related protein produces the protein MTEEEKPKLIPTKIWKCKNADCKAWVREEFADAEQTCPICKGPMHRSMRHLPAVQNKIKSQPRKKKNEFDF
- a CDS encoding APC family permease; protein product: MNEQAKLAPTLSLFQIVFLGLAWMTPMIYFSIYGIAYEASGGMLTQAYLTAFVAILFTAYSYSRMAKAHATSGSAYSYVKKAVHPYAGFLVGWALLLDYLFSPIIACLTFGIYMHAQFPAVPAYAWIIGINLLITAVNIRGASFSANVSKWFVLLQMGFIALFCLLLARSLSSVSHPLAPLTQTEIPFTTILTSASIICFSFLGFDAITTMSEETKNGGKTIPRAIAIIIGIAIVLYVAPSYLTQLAYPHSIAFLDIDSAGLEIAKLVGGALLGTIFITVLMFAIFTQGISSVSSVSRLLYVMGRESVLPKRFFAYVHPKLLTPVVNILTVGMVSLLALVIQLDTAVKFVNFGALTAFFFVNLSVIGQFYIKERRRSVRGTIAYFVIPAAGACVIGYLFLLLSKDALVMGLIWLIIGIAYQAYRNLRIITPAAIRSKLSLGKTKSTL
- a CDS encoding glutathione peroxidase, coding for MSIYDFTVRTITGEEQSLSAYKGKTLLIVNVASACGLTPHYKGLQHIYETHKDENVVVLGFPCNQFKGQEPGTNEEIASFCELNYGVTFPMFAKIDVMGENAHPLYNYLVEAAPAPYYTGTIEWNFVKFLVDDKGNVVKQYPASTDPAAIEPDLRSLLDTGSISDGAAPNTVND
- a CDS encoding deoxyguanosinetriphosphate triphosphohydrolase family protein — encoded protein: MNVRKMRLSDQGNVRSSDDRDEYEKDYARLIQSPAFRRLQGKSQVFGAGTGDYYRTRLTHSLEVSQIAREVARKLGKSYAFLAKREHPGLMLDPEVVEVASLAHDLGHPPFGHKGEEVLNELLMKECGLKYEGNAQNYRILMFLEKRAGSDSGLDLTAAVLLAINKYPFCLDDPGRLKGVYSMEWEGISGLRSAWGMPEGCATLEAQLMDLCDDIAYSTHDIEDGIRAGKIVMNPSLFEDDRLVEGVMQEIENDTGNAVMRWEQVDMKQMVKQALHHYFQQWESIYVECGREPSRTRREMKARWVRKFVSGVGIIDDPVTGWKQVTFIRDGEQDLELLRTMEILKKLAWVMLIKDFRVQRLHKRSEVIVNRLWGSFKEQESGRLIIPPDWLESYERQKGVWSWERMVSDYIAGMTDAYAEKVHAEFYAGASGSKWGALYDRD
- the odhB gene encoding 2-oxoglutarate dehydrogenase complex dihydrolipoyllysine-residue succinyltransferase — protein: MSEIKVPEMGESIVEGTISKWHVKAGDSVNVGDVLAELETDKVNIEISAEQAGFIEQLMRAEGETVAVGETIGLIGESNGNLPMSPSSDPAAAEAPVAPAGSDPVSPAAAAPVAPAAPTPAPAAAAAPAPVADAANGGVFYATPAARKLARERGIDLAQVQANDPLGRIRQEDIQAHAAGAVKAPAAPSVPAVPAAAAAVPAADPGKPVERRKMSRRRITIAKRLVEAQQTAAMLTTFNEVDMTAIMEVRKRRKDAFKEKHEVNLGFMSFFTKAVIGALKAYPLLNAEIQGDEILVKQFYDIGIAVSAKEGLVVPVVRDADRLSFAQIEKQIIDLAGKARANTLALNDLQGGTFTITNGGVFGSLLSTPILNAPQVGILGMHKIQVRPVAIDNERMENRPMMYIALSYDHRIVDGAEAVRFLVTVKELLEDPESLLLEG